A portion of the Periophthalmus magnuspinnatus isolate fPerMag1 chromosome 2, fPerMag1.2.pri, whole genome shotgun sequence genome contains these proteins:
- the mxra5a gene encoding immunoglobulin superfamily member 10: protein MAGPITRRLFLPLLLLSVVSLCLSAAPCPRSCACPQPTELHCTFRSLLAVPNNIHRSVERINLGFNSISSLSEKSLSGLTRLELLLVHGNDLHSLPDGVFKDLSALQMLKLSYNKLREVNRHTFLGLWSLARLHLDHNSLESLDPDTFHGLTNLKLLQLEGNRIKQLHPATFTTFTILERFHLSTLKHLYLSNNSLSTIPEELLETMPQLENLFLHANPWICDCSVKWIHKWLQTAPGVLKCKKDRALPGGQLCPICSSPKNLHQQPLEAQDSLVCTSPVLSSKHSSQSTPEQSHHQLTLLQHFKQPFGNISLGLSDEHGNDVELECSIDEPKDTNKISFEQIDDAKMVSNITLSLDLDCGVDRERYERLWRLIAYYTSVPAHLKRGIMLTKDPYPTYVYKQDSDKDALYYTGVKANIMALPSWLMQSYTDLQLNRQGSSGKRVKLSLTTQISQNLETEMIQRQVRTWVIIEEANLNFKTAILSKDFDLQCSVQSSGEPVITWILPDGTKIVAPSDNSDERLSISADGKLQIKMAEHKDAGNYYCVAKADEDVAISPFYVSIQDSSNPQPGEDQTTTPVELVAGNSLNLDCNGFGSPDPEVNWIIPNGNIVSFKSNTSRVSVYSNGTLHISQSVPPDSGFYKCVVLNQYGAATKTAKVTVNKRPGLVRPLRRFPLRPQSASGVNTKIKVPIPDLEGGSGDTDEVINSKPIRKIVPGRNGMNPSRTPWRRPQIMLRKPTLQNPQNGRNILDSRRRMNMSKTKINPERWADILAKIRIKNGQFMTTASPIMGTTPKMTTQVRESTTWGQKETTFQQYTTQYLTTLANEAFEGSSDGVTLHEKASHELTTAPIFEQESADSLQATTLKPMTSPNLPNLQLTTSSNVFFLPQTTSAPLQVVSFWQENLNTPSMSVTYSHHEDGEVKGSSAADPKPPKAKGNRRNKSKNSKLHKKVKMGQVLPTVDPDTSNREDEIIPQKPNDVGLLPIEAIIDLVSPTTAQIWHKLASSTRQPNSKRRNGNRKKKTNRRKNKLNKHIQNSAVIDETFNLVSAGPTELQRDVSASLEPIVPLENDSTVSSMSPEARTESNTKTKILDNNLVQGFIPTAFPETRLDTSPSKSMQTFTSHPLPPVKPVSQTPVENAIAQSSSEKLRHAKRKLIQSRQRYTALKGQKHLVNGTREQLATRSSSLASLTEHKMEEMHHFQDTSGLLATTGIDFEVQAVTKRPEDSSKAFIQDNRRDNVDSTSIMASTTALPTTTLNYALTKMAATEPKLEQSTIQAISISNSTNKPQRQNESVIHFNIAPPKTTLTTHLLTYTTKHTPGISQSQEDFNEDQQIQDERVILSQNASNQATSIPVIVNGNQIQPSPTNSISLQTVNAKTTVAPSTPTSISINPTNAKTTIPSSFLNVTTKQHPAIKINPKVSDNDLENESTLLISSTNSILKSTIMPPMLNYATHKVPSITTNMNIAKEDQNFEAKPMNYSHFAVQNSTLSPHLARNTTQQANSISISLKLDQGNQAKLLKTSVTPKMHATQRPTQATSALSDLVTQASNHRMNQFISSNPSIPTINLKTTPAPTFTPFLAKLWTEETPQASTTSKLPALATYPRGKPRITKSNFQIMSVKAETDAILPCAANGEPKPFLSWTKVSTGTSIPQNTRLQRYEVHKNGSLIIRNIQPVDGGEYLCSVQNQYGSDEMLTNLVVLSQHPKILQSRHRDVSVNLGSSIDLECQVEGHPKPKVMWVLPNHAQMAVTPFGSASNRVNILQNGTLRIVQAGFSDRGIYKCVGSSVSGADTVSVRLYVSSLPPVFQQMPIENITATENGIVYLDCTANGSPQPTIRWTTPQNIKLTSSQYLNGHNLMVFPNGTLIIQRLTQGNAGKYECLASNMMGTSKRTVNLFVKSKMQTAKASIRMASPKLTEVVYGGRLKLDCVAKGDPEPRVIWRMPSKKLVDAQYSFDPRIQVHPNGSLTVHSVTDKDGGEYLCVARNKMGDDYVALAVEILTKPAQIEQKRLLSSQEVIYGGDLKVDCIASGLPNPQISWALPDGTRVNHEKQRRGRRYVVFDNGTLFFNDVGMREEGDYTCYADNQIGRDEMKIYVKVKSALSPPQIQNRTVTSLVQVLYGENVTLHCHAKGEPTPTYTWISPMNRIIDSNKEKYQVFNNGTLIVRRVQRFDAGDYTCMARNSFGQDNKILKVDVLVAPPVISNNRNNFKVSTFQNAMILLDCVAKGTPNPRIMWVLPGNVILPAPYSGSRMTVFQNGTLEIRSAKTSDSGQLACIARNEGGEVRLGVNLEVKEANARMQVPETQLDDVSLTAGNAMTLNCSFEGHNIKLITWVLPNGTPLLSGARITKFFHRQDGSLVISNPTLAEAGTYRCLGRSNSGQVEQFVQLTLRRTPEIANRYNSPVNVLNGDRLMLHCVTNEEPLQLTWTLPSGVVLNRPQKAGRYSVLQNGTLAIQQVSVYDRGLYVCRAANEYGSSAISVSVIVIAYPPRITNGPNSVTYAKRGVAIQLNCAATGIPNVELAWETPDKSRLVVSTQPRLFGNKYLHPQGSLVIQNPTPKDAGVYKCTARNAIGMDSKTTYLNVY, encoded by the exons gtGTGCTGAAGTGTAAAAAGGATCGAGCTCTACCTGGCGGTCAGCTGTGTCCAATCTGTTCTTCTCCAAAGAATCTCCACCAACAACCTCTTGAAGCTCAGGACAGTCTGGTTTGCACGAGTCCTGTCCTCAGCTCCAAACACTCGTCACAGTCTACACCTGAGCAATCCCACCACCAGCTCACacttttacaacattttaaacaacctTTCGGAAATATTTCACTTGGATTATCGGACGAACATGGCAATGACGTGGAGCTTGAATGCAGCATCGACGAACCAAAAGATACTAACAAAATTAGCTTTGAGCAAATCGACGATGCTAAAATGGTTAGCAACATTACGCTTTCACTTGATTTGGATTGTGGTGTTGACAGAGAAAGATACGAACGTCTATGGAGATTGATTGCGTATTACACTAGCGTACCAGCGCATTTGAAAAGAGGAATTATGCTAACAAAAGATCCTTATCCTACCTATGTTTACAAGCAGGATTCGGATAAGGATGCGTTGTATTACACGGGAGTGAAAGCTAACATTATGGCGCTACCGTCTTGGTTAATGCAATCATATACAGATTTACAGCTAAACAGGCAAGGTTCCTCCGGAAAGAGAGTTAAGCTAAGTTTAACAACGCAAATATCGCAAAATTTGGAAACAGAAATGATTCAAAGACAAGTTAGAACATGGGTTATAATTGAAGAAGCAAATCTGAATTTTAAAACGGCAATATTAAGCAAAGATTTTGACTTGCAATGTAGCGTGCAAAGTTCTGGTGAACCTGTTATAACATGGATACTGCCAGATGGGACTAAAATAGTGGCTCCAAGTGACAATTCTGATGAAAGATTGTCTATTTCTGCAGATGGTAAGCTTCAAATCAAAATGGCCGAACATAAAGATGCTGGGAATTACTACTGTGTTGCTAAAGCTGACGAAGATGTTGCGATTTCACCGTTTTATGTTAGCATACAAGATTCATCCAACCCGCAACCAGGAGAGGACCAAACTACTACACCTGTTGAGTTAGTGGCTGGGAATTCACTAAACCTAGATTGCAATGGTTTTGGTTCACCTGATCCCGAAGTGAATTGGATTATCCCAAATGGAAATATTGTAAGTTTTAAGTCCAATACATCAAGAGTTTCTGTTTATTCAAATGGAACGCTACATATATCGCAAAGTGTGCCTCCTGATAGTGGATTTTACAAATGTGTAGTTTTGAATCAATATGGTGCAGCTACAAAAACAGCTAAAGTTACTGTGAATAAACGTCCTGGATTGGTTAGGCCTTTAAGAAGATTTCCGTTAAGGCCACAATCTGCTTCTGGggtaaatacaaaaattaaagtTCCGATTCCAGACTTAGAAGGAGGATCGGGCGATACTGATGAAGTTATCAATTCAAAACCAATACGCAAAATAGTTCCAGGTCGAAATGGCATGAATCCTTCAAGAACTCCATGGCGTAGACCTCAGATTATGTTACGAAAGCCAACTTTGCAAAACCCACAAAATGGGAGGAATATTTTAGATAGTCGTAGAAGAATGAACATGtcaaaaacaaagataaatcCAGAAAGATGGGCGGACATTTTGGCAAAGATTCGCATCAAGAATGGGCAATTTATGACTACTGCGTCTCCTATAATGGGAACAACACCGAAAATGACAACGCAAGTTCGAGAGTCAACCACTTGGGGGCAAAAAGAGACAACATTTCAACAGTATACAACTcaatatttgacaacattagcAAATGAAGCTTTTGAAGGATCATCAGATGGAGTGACTTTGCATGAGAAAGCTAGCCATGAATTAACCACAGCAcctatttttgaacaggaaagtGCAGACAGCTTGCAAGCAACAACCCTAAAGCCCATGACATCACCAAATCTCCCCAATTTGCAATTGACTACTTCGAGCAATGTGTTTTTCCTCCCGCAAACCACTTCTGCACCATTGCAAGTTGTCAGTTTTTGGCAGGAAAATCTAAACACTCCAAGCATGAGCGTAACTTATTCCCACCATGAGGACGGTGAAGTGAAAGGAAGCAGTGCAGCTGATCCCAAACCACCTAAAGCTAAGGGAAATCgcagaaataaaagtaaaaattccaAATTACATAAAAAGGTTAAAATGGGACAAGTACTTCCAACTGTTGACCCAGATACATCAAATAGGGAGGATGAAATAATACCACAAAAGCCAAACGATGTAGGACTGTTACCAATTGAAGCTATTATTGATTTGGTTTCCCCGACAACTGCTCAAATATGGCACAAGCTAGCTAGTAGTACACGTCAACCAAATTCAAAAAGACGAAATGGAAAtcgtaagaaaaaaacaaataggcgtaaaaacaagctaaacaaacatattcaaaataGTGCTGTAATTGATGAAACGTTTAACCTGGTGAGTGCTGGGCCTACAGAGCTACAAAGAGATGTTTCAGCAAGTCTGGAGCCAATTGTTCCACTAGAAAACGATTCTACGGTAAGCAGCATGAGCCCCGAAGCTAGAACAGAaagtaatacaaaaacaaagataCTTGATAATAATCTAGTACAAGGTTTTATTCCAACTGCTTTTCCAGAGACGAGACTGGACACGAGCCCATCGAAATCTATGCAAACTTTTACAAGCCACCCATTGCCACCTGTTAAACCTGTATCCCAGACGCCAGTGGAAAATGCTATAGCACAAAGTTCCTCCGAGAAGCTAAGACACGCAAAGAGGAAGTTAATTCAATCGCGCCAAAGATATACGGCCCTCAAAGGACAGAAACATCTTGTGAATGGGACCAGGGAGCAGTTAGCAACGCGTTCTTCCTCACTAGCGTCCTTAACGGAGCATAAAATGGAGGAGATGCACCATTTTCAAGATACAAGTGGTTTACTGGCCACAACAGGTATTGATTTTGAAGTACAAGCCGTTACAAAAAGGCCAGAAGACTCCTCGAAGGCTTTCATTCAAGATAATAGACGAGATAATGTTGACAGTACAAGTATAATGGCGTCTACAACTGCTTTACCAACGACTACTTTAAATTATGCCCTTaccaaaatggccgccactGAACCAAAGCTCGAACAAAGTACCATACAAGCTATTAGCATCAGCAATAGCACAAATAAGCCACAACGACAAAATGAATCagtcattcattttaatatagCCCCACCGAAAACAACTTTAACAACCCATTTATTGACATATACTACAAAACACACTCCGGGCATTAGTCAAAGCCAGGAAGATTTCAATGAAGATCAACAAATACAAGATGAACGGGTAATTTTATCCCAAAATGCTAGCAATCAAGCAACCAGCATTCCTGTTATTGTAAATGGCAATCAAATCCAACCCAGTCCAACTAATTCTATATCTTTGCAAACTGTTAATGCTAAAACTACAGTAGCACCATCTACTCCTACTAGCATCAGCATTAACCCTACAAATGCTAAAACAACAATCCCATCTTCATTTTTGAatgtaacaacaaaacaacatccAGCTATTAAGATTAACCCAAAAGTTAGCGATAACGACCTAGAAAATGAAAGTACTTTGctaatttcttccacaaattCTATTCTAAAATCAACCATAATGCCGCCTATGCTAAATTACGCCACACATAAAGTTCCTAGCATCACAACTAATATGAATATTGCAAAAGAAGATCAAAATTTTGAAGCTAAACCAATGAATTATTCACATTTTGCTGTACAAAATTCAACTTTGTCTCCACATCTAGCAAGAAATACCACCCAACAAGCtaacagcattagcattagccttaaaCTAGACCAAGGTAATCAAGCTAAATTGCTAAAAACATCTGTCACACCTAAAATGCATGCCACCCAGCGACCAACTCAAGCTACATCAGCACTTTCAGATCTTGTAACCCAGGCATCTAACCACAGAATGAACCAATTTATTAGCTCAAATCCTAGCATACCAACAATCAACTTGAAGACCACCCCTGCCCCAACTTTTACCCCATTTTTGGCTAAATTGTGGACAGAAGAAACGCCGCAAGCTAGCACGACGTCAAAGCTACCCGCCTTAGCCACTTATCCAAGGGGGAAGCCAAGGATAACCAAGAGTAATTTCCAAATTATGAGCGTAAAAGCTGAAACAGATGCCATACTTCCCTGCGCAGCCAATGGAGAACCCAAGCCTTTCCTGTCATGGACTAAAGTTTCAACCG GTACCAGTATCCCCCAAAACACCAGACTGCAGCGTTATGAAGTACATAAAAATGGGTCGCTCATCATCCGAAACATTCAACCAGTAGACGGCGGAGAATATCTTTGCAGTGTTCAAAACCAATATGGCTCTGACGAGATGCTAACCAACCTCGTGGTGCTCTCTCAACACCCCAAAATCCTGCAGTCTCGGCATCGTGATGTTTCTGTAAATTTGGGGTCCAGTATTGATTTAGAGTGCCAAGTTGAGGGCCACCCAAAACCTAAAGTAATGTGGGTGCTACCAAATCACGCTCAAATGGCTGTCACGCCTTTCGGGTCAGCTTCAAATCGGGTTAACATTTTACAAAACGGTACTTTACGAATTGTCCAAGCTGGTTTTTCAGATCGAGGGATTTACAAATGTGTTGGGAGCAGTGTTTCAGGAGCAGACACAGTTTCTGTAAGGTTATATGTTTCATCGCTGCCTCCAGTTTTTCAACAAATGCCAATTGAAAACATCACGGCTACCGAAAATGGCATTGTCTACTTGGATTGTACTGCTAATGGTTCACCTCAACCTACGATACGATGGACTACACCACAGAACATCAAGCTAACATCGTCACAATACTTAAACGGGCATAATTTGATGGTTTTTCCAAATGGCACACTTATCATCCAACGATTAACCCAAGGAAATGCCGGAAAGTATGAATGTTTGGCTAGCAACATGATGGGGACTAGCAAAAGGACAGTTAACTTGTTTGTGAAGAGTAAGATGCAAACAGCTAAAGCTAGCATCAGAATGGCATCGCCAAAGTTGACAGAAGTGGTTTACGGAGGGAGGCTAAAACTGGACTGTGTGGCTAAAGGAGACCCAGAACCAAGAGTGATCTGGAGAATGCCGTCCAAGAAACTAGTGGACGCACAATACAG TTTTGACCCAAGAATCCAGGTGCATCCTAATGGCTCTTTAACGGTACATTCTGTCACGGACAAAGATGGCGGCGAGTATCTGTGCGTGGCACGAAACAAGATGGGAGATGATTATGTTGCTCTTGCAGTGGAGATTTTGACGAAGCCGGCTCAAATCGAACAGAAAAGGTTACTCTCCAGTCAGGAAGTGATCTACGGAGGGGACCTGAAGGTGGACTGCATCGCATCTGGACTCCCAAACCCACAGATCAGCTGGGCCTTACCCGACGGGACCAGGGTCAACCACGAGAAGCAGAGACGAGGGCGAAG atATGTGGTGTTTGACAATGGGACCCTGTTCTTCAACGACGTGGGCATGCGAGAGGAGGGCGACTACACCTGCTATGCCGACAACCAGATCGGGAGGGACGAAATGAAAATCTATGTTAAGGTCAAATCTGCCTTGTCTCCGCCACAAATCCAAAACAGAACAGTAACTTCACTTGTTCAAGTCCTTTACGGTGAAAATGTAACCTTACATTGCCATGCTAAAGGTGAACCAACTCCTACGTATACCTGGATATCACCAATGAACCGGATTATCGATTCAAATAAGGAAAAATATCAAGTTTTTAACAACGGAACATTAATTGTGCGAAGAGTTCAACGTTTTGACGCTGGGGATTACACTTGCATGGCTCGGAACAGCTTTGGACAAGACAACAAAATCCTCAAAGTTGATGTTTTGGTTGCACCGCCTGTTATTAgcaacaacagaaataattttaaAGTTTCTACATTTCAAAATGCTATGATTTTACTGGATTGTGTTGCTAAGGGAACGCCGAATCCAAGAATTATGTGGGTGCTACCTGGTAATGTGATCCTACCCGCTCCTTACTCCGGCAGTCGGATGACTGTTTTTCAAAATGGCACTTTGGAAATCCGATCAGCTAAAACAAGCGATTCAGGACAGCTAGCTTGTATAGCAAGAAATGAAGGAGGAGAGGTCAGATTAGGAGTTAACCTTGAGGTTAAAGAAGCTAATGCTAGAATGCAAGTTCCTGAAACCCAATTGGACGATGTATCATTGACTGCTGGCAATGCTATGACTCTGAATTGCTCATTTGAAGGTCATAATATCAAACTGATTACATGGGTGCTTCCGAATGGGACTCCTTTGCTTAGTGGTGCACGTATTACCAAATTCTTCCACCGTCAAGATGGCTCCTTAGTAATTAGCAACCCTACTTTAGCTGAAGCAGGTACGTACCGATGTTTGGGGCGTAGCAACTCTGGTCAGGTTGAGCAATTTGTGCAGCTGACGCTCAGGAGAACACCTGAAATCGCTAATAGATATAATTCACCAGTTAACGTTTTGAATGGGGATAGGCTAATGCTACATTGTGTTACAAATGAGGAACCGCTACAGCTAACGTGGACGCTACCAAGTGGAGTTGTTTTGAATCGTCCACAAAAAGCTGGGAGGTATTCAGTCTTGCAAAATGGTACGCTAGCGATTCAACAAGTTAGTGTTTACGATAGAGGTTTGTACGTTTGCAGAGCGGCTAACGAATATGGTAGCTCGGCTATATCTGTCTCTGTTATCGTAATAGCCTACCCTCCTCGTATCACGAATGGACCAAATTCAGTGACGTATGCGAAACGTGGGGTAGCAATACAACTGAACTGCGCAGCCACTGGTATTCCCAATGTGGAATTAGCCTGGGAAACGCCAGACAAATCTAGGCTAGTCGTTAGCACACAACCGCGACTTTTTGGGAATAAATACCTTCACCCGCAAGGTTCGCTAGTCATCCAAAACCCGACACCAAAAGATGCCGGAGTTTACAAATGTACAGCCCGAAACGCGATCGGAATGGattcaaaaacaacatatttaaatgtttactaa